Proteins from a single region of Thermoanaerobaculia bacterium:
- a CDS encoding pyridoxal phosphate-dependent aminotransferase, with protein MRVPVPTAPRLTRRAREIRPSPTLAVSRTLADLRRRGVDVVDLGVGEPDFPTPRFVKEAGIEAIEADRTRYTETPGEPALREAIAEKFRRRGVDAEPSQVIVTAGGKQALFEACQVLFEEGDEVLVPAPYWVSFPEMIRLSGATPVFAPSRRENGFRPALDDLIPAFSERTRGLILNSPNNPTGAAIEEGELARILAWTKERRIFVLYDECYELFLYDGRRHASPADDWAAHADHVLISGAASKTFAMTGWRLGWAVAPKDVIAAMSGYQSHSTSNASSISQAAALAALTELERAKESVDAMLAEYALRRKLVTAALNAVPGVECPAPDGAFYAFADVSALFPRSGAAGSEEFSQLLLERGRVASVPGIAFGDDRYIRFSFAAAREEIEKGMERFAEFARGR; from the coding sequence GTGAGAGTCCCCGTCCCAACCGCGCCGCGGCTGACGCGGCGCGCCCGGGAGATCCGCCCGTCTCCGACGCTCGCCGTCTCGCGCACGCTGGCCGACCTGCGCCGGCGCGGCGTCGACGTCGTCGACCTCGGCGTGGGCGAGCCGGACTTTCCGACCCCCCGTTTCGTGAAAGAGGCCGGCATCGAGGCGATCGAGGCGGACCGGACGCGCTATACCGAGACGCCCGGAGAGCCCGCCCTGCGCGAGGCGATCGCCGAAAAATTCCGACGGCGCGGAGTCGACGCCGAACCGTCGCAGGTCATCGTCACCGCGGGGGGCAAACAGGCGCTCTTCGAGGCCTGCCAGGTGCTCTTCGAGGAGGGGGACGAGGTCCTCGTGCCGGCGCCGTACTGGGTGTCCTTCCCGGAAATGATTCGGCTCTCGGGCGCCACGCCGGTCTTCGCTCCTTCGCGGCGCGAGAACGGCTTCCGCCCGGCGCTCGACGACCTGATCCCGGCGTTCTCCGAGCGCACGCGCGGCCTGATCTTGAACTCGCCCAACAACCCGACGGGCGCGGCGATCGAGGAGGGCGAGCTCGCGAGGATCCTCGCGTGGACGAAGGAACGGCGGATCTTCGTCCTCTACGACGAGTGCTACGAGCTCTTCCTCTACGACGGCCGCCGCCACGCTTCTCCGGCCGACGACTGGGCCGCGCACGCCGACCACGTGCTGATCTCGGGAGCGGCCTCCAAGACGTTCGCGATGACGGGCTGGCGGCTCGGCTGGGCGGTCGCGCCGAAGGACGTGATCGCCGCGATGTCCGGATACCAGAGCCACTCGACCTCGAACGCCTCGTCGATCTCTCAGGCGGCGGCGCTCGCCGCGCTGACCGAGCTCGAACGGGCGAAAGAGTCGGTCGACGCGATGCTCGCCGAGTACGCGCTCCGGAGAAAGCTCGTCACCGCCGCCCTGAACGCCGTTCCGGGAGTCGAGTGCCCCGCTCCCGACGGCGCCTTCTACGCGTTCGCGGACGTCTCGGCGCTCTTTCCTCGGTCCGGTGCGGCGGGCTCGGAGGAATTCTCGCAGCTCCTGCTCGAGCGGGGACGCGTCGCGTCTGTCCCGGGGATCGCGTTCGGCGACGATCGCTACATCCGCTTCTCGTTCGCGGCGGCGCGGGAAGAGATCGAGAAGGGGATGGAGCGGTTCGCGGAGTTCGCGCGCGGCCGATGA
- a CDS encoding choice-of-anchor Q domain-containing protein, whose amino-acid sequence MTHPGNFPAVLRLGIALLAAAAVAGAARGDDLIVTTANDVVNGDVSSPAALGAAPGPDGISLREALTAADGAAGPTAITIDPSLSGRTIALTSDLPPVTREGISILGPIDASGRALVTVSGSPISVFASHFRAAGLRLIGSRGAVFYVFAGRPDAPGSATVSDVRIEDDVFEGGGAVDVGHAVSIGTAEESSGARVEGVTIARNSFLDFGGDVAAVLCEAGGTAGAVGEVAVDGNTFRGNAIGVRIGVEGGGNRVSGVAVTGNDFFDNGIAVAAISGARLDRPPSTDGVVEGILLARNRIRGGDAAAIYFLAGGSGATGLVVRDVDVVDDVVWGERGFAVGGEAGSGTGSTGNRIENVRIVNDTMASGAGRSGVAFYADSYGAGGNSVSGIEIANTIFAGDGAAFAGDAVPSLVTHSILRDPRFVGRDGNFSGDPAFIDPARGDFHLRAGSGAIGRGLASAAPCVDADGRARRADGSVDVGAYEFEAPLRARPCPISAAIPAVPARGASR is encoded by the coding sequence ATGACCCATCCCGGGAATTTTCCGGCCGTCCTGCGCTTGGGCATCGCCCTGCTCGCGGCCGCGGCGGTCGCCGGCGCCGCGCGGGGCGACGACCTCATCGTCACCACGGCCAACGACGTCGTCAACGGCGACGTCTCGAGCCCGGCCGCCCTTGGAGCGGCTCCGGGGCCGGACGGGATCTCGCTGCGAGAGGCGCTGACCGCAGCCGACGGGGCGGCGGGACCGACGGCGATCACGATCGATCCTTCCCTCTCGGGGCGGACGATCGCGCTGACGAGCGACCTTCCGCCGGTCACGAGGGAGGGGATTTCGATCCTGGGACCGATCGACGCGTCCGGCCGGGCCCTCGTGACGGTCTCCGGCTCCCCGATCTCGGTGTTCGCGTCTCATTTCCGTGCGGCAGGGCTCCGGTTGATCGGGAGCCGCGGGGCCGTGTTCTACGTTTTCGCCGGCCGGCCCGACGCGCCCGGTTCGGCCACGGTGAGCGACGTCCGGATCGAGGACGACGTCTTCGAAGGAGGGGGGGCCGTGGACGTGGGCCACGCCGTGTCGATCGGCACCGCGGAGGAGTCGTCCGGCGCGAGGGTCGAGGGTGTGACGATCGCCCGGAACTCGTTTCTCGATTTCGGGGGCGACGTCGCGGCGGTCCTGTGCGAAGCGGGCGGGACGGCGGGGGCGGTCGGCGAGGTGGCCGTGGACGGCAACACGTTTCGCGGGAACGCGATCGGCGTGCGAATCGGGGTCGAAGGAGGCGGCAACCGCGTCTCCGGGGTCGCCGTCACCGGAAACGACTTCTTCGACAACGGAATCGCGGTCGCGGCGATCTCGGGGGCCCGCCTCGACCGCCCGCCGTCGACCGACGGAGTCGTGGAGGGGATCCTCCTCGCGCGCAACCGGATCCGGGGCGGGGATGCTGCCGCGATCTACTTCCTCGCCGGAGGGAGCGGCGCGACCGGGCTCGTCGTGCGCGACGTGGACGTCGTCGACGACGTCGTCTGGGGGGAACGTGGTTTCGCGGTCGGCGGCGAAGCGGGCTCGGGAACGGGATCGACGGGGAATCGCATCGAGAACGTCCGCATCGTCAACGACACCATGGCGTCGGGCGCCGGCCGCTCGGGAGTGGCTTTCTACGCCGACTCTTACGGAGCCGGCGGGAATTCGGTCTCGGGCATCGAGATCGCCAACACGATCTTCGCCGGGGACGGAGCCGCCTTCGCGGGAGACGCCGTGCCGTCCCTCGTCACGCACTCGATCCTGAGAGACCCGCGCTTCGTCGGCCGCGACGGGAATTTCTCCGGCGACCCGGCCTTCATCGACCCGGCGCGGGGGGACTTCCACCTGCGCGCCGGCAGCGGCGCGATCGGGAGGGGTCTGGCATCGGCCGCTCCCTGCGTGGACGCCGACGGGCGGGCGCGCCGCGCGGACGGCTCGGTCGACGTCGGCGCCTACGAATTCGAGGCGCCGTTGCGCGCGCGTCCGTGCCCGATTTCCGCCGCGATTCCGGCCGTTCCCGCGCGGGGCGCGTCCCGCTGA
- a CDS encoding CAP domain-containing protein, translating to MKRSRVHSHARGVVLSVSCAAALAACAAARRDSAPLSITLPDLSAALEDRFPRGGAPADPVSGALFSRINRDRAAHGLAPVLWDEAAAALARRTTRRQIAERTNGHFLLDGLPPYARLSGGGDFGMGRENAAAFMSEAGRLHEPAEALALRAQAEMMKETPPKDSHRRTILDPEATHVGIGWAEQGGELRLAAEFTARGYERLRVRRGGRAASIEVDGEARPGALLRYATVAREAVPTPISRREANGRESYSYPAPRLMILPEGSRERGVGIRTVHRLSLGPGAAFFFSYDFDAPGLWTFVLYFQRRGPGTPEAGASISVRVTGRRAGP from the coding sequence GTGAAAAGGAGCCGCGTTCACTCCCACGCGCGCGGAGTCGTCCTTTCGGTGTCCTGTGCCGCGGCCCTCGCCGCCTGCGCCGCGGCCCGGCGCGACTCCGCTCCCCTGTCGATCACTCTCCCGGACCTCTCCGCGGCGCTCGAAGACCGCTTCCCGCGCGGCGGCGCACCCGCCGACCCGGTTTCGGGGGCGCTCTTTTCCCGGATCAACCGGGACCGCGCCGCGCACGGCCTCGCGCCCGTGCTCTGGGACGAGGCCGCGGCCGCTCTCGCCCGCCGGACGACGCGCCGGCAGATCGCGGAGAGGACGAACGGGCATTTCCTCCTCGACGGCCTCCCGCCGTACGCCCGGCTCTCGGGCGGCGGCGACTTCGGGATGGGACGCGAGAACGCCGCCGCCTTCATGTCGGAGGCGGGACGCCTGCACGAGCCGGCGGAAGCGCTCGCCCTGCGCGCGCAGGCGGAGATGATGAAGGAGACCCCGCCGAAGGACAGCCATCGCCGCACGATCCTCGACCCCGAAGCGACGCACGTCGGGATCGGATGGGCCGAGCAGGGCGGAGAACTCCGCCTGGCGGCGGAATTCACGGCCCGCGGCTACGAGAGACTCCGCGTGCGGCGAGGCGGGCGAGCCGCGTCGATCGAGGTCGACGGCGAGGCGCGGCCCGGCGCCCTCCTCCGGTACGCGACGGTCGCGCGCGAAGCGGTTCCGACACCGATCTCCCGGCGCGAGGCGAATGGACGGGAGTCGTATTCGTATCCGGCGCCGCGGCTGATGATCCTGCCCGAAGGGAGCCGCGAGCGCGGCGTCGGCATCCGGACCGTGCATCGCCTCTCCCTCGGGCCGGGAGCCGCTTTCTTTTTCTCCTACGATTTCGACGCGCCGGGGCTCTGGACGTTCGTCCTCTATTTCCAGCGCCGGGGTCCGGGGACGCCGGAAGCGGGAGCCTCGATCTCGGTGCGGGTGACGGGAAGACGCGCAGGACCTTGA